One stretch of Pseudoxanthomonas sp. Root65 DNA includes these proteins:
- a CDS encoding sigma-70 family RNA polymerase sigma factor: protein MLNAVIDPFADSLTPEDAAAQDTALARTAAGGDMRAFEALYRRHAGRVHGVIQRLVGLHGARAEDLVQEAFVRAWQALPAFRFESAFGTWLHRLAVNTALMELRSRRKGPRFDDDEDALDGLGLADSAGQGTALSMDLERAVATLPPRARAVLVLYDVEGWKHEEIAAELGMAVGSSKAQLHRARHLLRERLGAHA, encoded by the coding sequence ATGCTGAATGCCGTGATCGACCCTTTCGCCGACAGCCTCACGCCCGAGGACGCCGCTGCCCAGGACACCGCCCTGGCGCGCACGGCCGCCGGGGGCGACATGCGGGCCTTCGAGGCGCTTTACCGGCGCCACGCTGGCCGCGTGCACGGCGTCATCCAGCGCCTGGTCGGGCTGCATGGCGCGCGGGCGGAGGATCTGGTGCAGGAAGCCTTCGTGCGGGCCTGGCAGGCGCTGCCGGCGTTCCGCTTCGAGAGCGCCTTCGGTACCTGGCTGCACCGGTTGGCGGTGAACACCGCGCTGATGGAACTGCGCAGCCGGCGCAAGGGTCCGCGCTTCGACGACGACGAAGACGCACTGGACGGGCTGGGCCTGGCCGACAGCGCCGGGCAGGGTACGGCCCTGTCGATGGACCTGGAGCGGGCCGTTGCCACGCTGCCGCCGCGCGCACGCGCCGTGCTGGTGCTGTACGACGTCGAAGGCTGGAAGCATGAAGAGATCGCCGCCGAGCTGGGCATGGCGGTCGGCAGTTCGAAGGCCCAGCTGCACCGCGCGCGGCATCTGCTGCGCGAGCGTCTAGGAGCACACGCATGA
- a CDS encoding aspartyl/asparaginyl beta-hydroxylase domain-containing protein has protein sequence MTSAAFHVQQARHHLETGNAAQALADAEQGLAAHPRDHALHLVAAQGLMALGRFAEAATRLEGLTAATPETGEPWMRLGACRLHLGDTAGAVAALERGLAWAPESFIARLQLAEGLQGLGRTDDALVHFFRAVTSAQAKGRWLNEQTTAPDLRDRVRQAMAIIDAGRHALFFETIAPLIEQYGTADLQRVVQALEGYLGLRPAESPDPRQKPTFFHVPDLQPAPYFDRALFPWYAALEHAADAIRAELQQVLSARAGLQPFLDFSGGARKGDFLESTQDPDAAAWDAYFFYRHGEVFADHLAACPATAAALAQVPLTRIEGHAPEVLFSLLSPGTVIKPHHGVTNSRVVTHLPLIVPPDCALEVGGVEHAWTEGRCVTFDDTFLHAAWNRSDRLRVVMILDTWHPRLSEVEVRALKRLVETIGDFNARAGVA, from the coding sequence ATGACCAGCGCCGCATTCCATGTGCAACAGGCACGCCACCATCTGGAAACCGGCAATGCCGCGCAGGCGTTGGCCGATGCGGAACAGGGCCTGGCGGCACATCCCCGCGACCACGCCTTGCACCTGGTCGCCGCGCAGGGGCTGATGGCGCTGGGGCGATTCGCCGAGGCGGCCACGCGGCTCGAAGGCCTGACGGCCGCCACGCCGGAGACAGGCGAACCCTGGATGCGATTGGGTGCCTGTCGATTGCACCTGGGTGACACGGCTGGCGCGGTTGCAGCGCTGGAGCGTGGCCTGGCCTGGGCGCCGGAATCCTTCATCGCGCGTCTGCAGCTGGCCGAAGGCTTGCAGGGGCTGGGGCGGACCGACGACGCGCTGGTCCATTTCTTCCGCGCCGTCACCAGCGCGCAGGCGAAGGGACGCTGGCTCAACGAGCAGACCACCGCGCCTGATCTGCGCGACCGCGTACGACAGGCCATGGCCATCATCGACGCCGGTCGGCACGCACTGTTCTTCGAAACGATCGCGCCGCTGATCGAGCAATACGGCACCGCCGACCTGCAGCGCGTCGTGCAGGCGCTGGAAGGCTACCTGGGCCTGCGGCCCGCGGAGAGTCCCGATCCGCGGCAGAAGCCGACGTTCTTCCATGTGCCGGACCTGCAACCGGCGCCTTATTTCGACCGCGCGCTGTTTCCCTGGTACGCCGCACTCGAGCACGCCGCGGACGCGATCCGTGCGGAGCTGCAGCAGGTGCTGTCCGCGCGCGCGGGTCTGCAGCCGTTCCTGGATTTCAGTGGTGGTGCGCGCAAGGGCGACTTCCTCGAAAGCACGCAGGACCCGGACGCGGCGGCATGGGATGCCTACTTCTTCTACCGCCACGGCGAGGTGTTCGCCGATCACCTCGCCGCCTGTCCCGCGACGGCCGCTGCGCTGGCGCAGGTGCCGCTGACGCGCATCGAGGGCCATGCGCCGGAAGTGCTGTTTTCGCTGCTGTCGCCCGGCACGGTGATCAAGCCGCATCACGGCGTGACCAACAGCCGGGTGGTCACCCACCTGCCGCTGATCGTGCCGCCGGACTGCGCGCTGGAGGTGGGTGGGGTGGAGCACGCCTGGACGGAAGGCCGCTGCGTGACGTTCGACGACACCTTCCTGCATGCCGCCTGGAACCGCAGCGACCGCCTGCGTGTGGTGATGATTCTCGACACCTGGCATCCGCGCCTCAGCGAGGTGGAAGTGCGGGCGCTCAAACGCCTGGTGGAGACGATCGGCGACTTCAACGCGCGCGCCGGCGTCGCGTGA
- a CDS encoding tetratricopeptide repeat-containing sulfotransferase family protein, producing the protein MNQSLIQQAVVLLQTGRFEEAATLSRQALADAPDDESFATLLAMSLQNLGRDQEAAPVYRQLARAHPQAAGHWANLGLVLRRLGEYTESEHAYRRALALEPRNTGFLIDYGLLLMDMGRIADARHRFLDAVDLEPGAAEAHIYASLACFECGDAQRAASLIPPAGVWHSLPPHLREELATALMQVGRTEEAEALLLAPGMQQSASGIIRLAQLNERTNRIEQAESLLVRARAALTVAGRQEQIDLLHLESSLAMRRKDYDSAHQAADAVIALQPHVQAEANAHFTLASIADKRKDPATAMAHLQKAHAIHFRLAEDVVPEIAHSDAEPLKVSSKWLADDACGFRHDPRVPDEKASPVFIVGFPRSGTTMLEQMLDAHPGYASMDERATLQRCIEHIEKRGFDYPHGLGRLDAAAADDLRTVYWAEVAKVITLQPGQQLVDKNPLNMLRLPMIVRLFPHAKIILALRHPCDVLLSCYMQNFRSPAFMVLCSSLERLAKSYVNAMRFWIHHQALLSPDTLILRYEDTVGDFPAQVDRIGTFLGIEDRDFLAQFSQHAARKGYISTPSYSQVVEPVNSRAVGRWQPYAPWLAPALPILQPVADHWGYDLTVR; encoded by the coding sequence ATGAACCAATCCCTGATCCAGCAAGCGGTCGTGCTGCTGCAGACCGGCCGCTTCGAGGAAGCGGCGACGTTGAGCAGGCAGGCGCTTGCGGACGCTCCTGACGATGAGAGTTTCGCCACGCTGCTGGCGATGAGCCTGCAGAACCTGGGACGCGACCAGGAAGCGGCGCCGGTCTACCGGCAGCTCGCGCGCGCGCACCCTCAGGCTGCCGGCCATTGGGCCAACCTTGGCCTGGTGCTGCGTCGTCTGGGGGAATACACCGAATCGGAACACGCCTACCGTCGCGCGCTGGCACTGGAACCCCGCAACACCGGCTTCCTGATAGATTACGGGCTGCTGCTGATGGACATGGGCCGCATCGCCGATGCGCGCCACCGATTCCTCGACGCCGTGGACCTGGAGCCCGGTGCCGCCGAAGCCCATATCTATGCCTCGCTGGCCTGTTTCGAATGCGGCGATGCGCAGCGGGCCGCGTCGCTCATCCCGCCCGCCGGGGTCTGGCACAGCCTGCCACCGCACCTGCGGGAAGAACTGGCCACGGCCCTCATGCAGGTGGGTCGCACCGAAGAAGCCGAAGCCCTGCTGCTGGCGCCGGGCATGCAGCAGTCGGCGTCCGGCATCATCCGCCTGGCCCAGCTCAACGAGCGCACCAACCGGATCGAGCAGGCCGAGTCACTGCTGGTCCGCGCCCGCGCCGCCCTCACCGTGGCCGGCCGCCAGGAACAGATCGACCTGCTGCACCTGGAGTCTTCGCTGGCCATGCGCCGCAAGGACTACGACAGCGCCCATCAGGCTGCCGACGCCGTCATCGCGCTGCAACCGCACGTGCAGGCGGAAGCCAACGCCCACTTCACCTTGGCCAGCATCGCCGACAAGCGGAAGGATCCGGCGACGGCCATGGCGCACCTGCAGAAGGCACATGCCATCCACTTCCGGCTCGCGGAAGACGTGGTGCCGGAAATCGCCCACTCCGATGCCGAACCGTTGAAGGTATCCAGCAAATGGCTCGCCGACGACGCGTGCGGTTTCCGTCACGACCCGCGCGTCCCCGACGAAAAGGCCTCTCCTGTTTTCATCGTCGGCTTCCCGCGTTCCGGCACCACCATGCTCGAACAGATGCTGGATGCGCATCCTGGCTACGCCTCGATGGACGAACGCGCGACGCTGCAGCGCTGCATCGAGCACATAGAGAAACGCGGCTTCGACTATCCCCACGGGCTCGGCCGGCTGGATGCGGCTGCGGCCGACGATCTGCGTACTGTCTACTGGGCCGAGGTGGCGAAAGTCATCACCCTCCAGCCTGGGCAGCAACTGGTCGACAAGAATCCGCTCAACATGCTGCGCCTGCCGATGATCGTGCGGTTGTTCCCGCACGCGAAGATCATCCTGGCGCTACGCCACCCGTGCGACGTGCTGCTCAGCTGCTACATGCAGAACTTCCGCTCGCCGGCCTTCATGGTGCTGTGCTCCAGCCTGGAGCGGCTGGCGAAGAGCTACGTCAATGCGATGCGTTTCTGGATCCACCACCAGGCGCTGCTGTCGCCGGACACGCTGATCCTACGCTACGAGGACACGGTCGGCGACTTTCCTGCGCAGGTCGACCGCATCGGTACCTTCCTGGGCATCGAGGACCGCGACTTCCTGGCGCAGTTCAGCCAGCATGCCGCACGCAAGGGCTACATCAGCACGCCCAGCTACTCGCAGGTGGTCGAACCGGTGAACAGCCGCGCCGTTGGGCGCTGGCAGCCGTATGCGCCGTGGCTGGCGCCCGCATTGCCGATCCTGCAGCCGGTGGCCGACCATTGGGGCTACGACCTGACGGTACGATGA
- a CDS encoding DUF4097 family beta strand repeat-containing protein: MRTSSFALLLATALLAPTALAQSAINETRPLDARGRVDISNVKGRIEVRGWERNEVQVTGTLGKGVERLDIDGSRDQLSIEVRYPKSGGWGGNKTGPTDLVVMVPVRADLDIESVAADVHVDGMASSELSISSVSGSVFAAAAPRKAEVETVSGSATLTLNSEDVDVSTVSGSIVLRGRLNGDIDAETVSGRIEVNVNGERIRDLSATTVSGRADVSTALAPAGEISMESVSGSLLLRLPRDVSAQVSGESFSGSLKATGVTIEKRRGPGASFSTTYGSGSGRVSLETFSGSAEVRVE; this comes from the coding sequence ATGCGTACGTCTTCTTTCGCCCTGCTGCTGGCCACCGCGCTGCTGGCGCCCACCGCCCTGGCCCAGAGCGCCATCAACGAGACCCGCCCGCTCGATGCGCGTGGCCGGGTGGATATCAGCAACGTCAAGGGCCGCATCGAGGTGCGCGGCTGGGAGCGCAACGAGGTGCAGGTGACCGGCACGCTCGGCAAGGGCGTGGAGCGGCTGGACATCGACGGCTCGCGCGACCAGCTGAGCATCGAGGTGCGCTACCCGAAGAGCGGCGGCTGGGGCGGCAACAAGACCGGCCCCACCGACCTGGTGGTGATGGTGCCGGTGCGCGCGGACCTGGACATCGAGTCCGTGGCCGCCGACGTGCATGTCGACGGCATGGCTTCCAGCGAGCTGTCGATCAGCAGCGTCAGCGGCAGCGTGTTCGCCGCCGCCGCGCCGCGCAAGGCGGAGGTGGAAACGGTGAGCGGCAGCGCCACCCTGACCCTCAACAGCGAGGACGTAGATGTCAGCACGGTCAGCGGTTCCATCGTGCTGCGCGGTCGGTTGAACGGCGACATCGACGCGGAAACGGTCTCTGGCCGCATCGAGGTGAACGTCAACGGCGAGCGCATCCGCGACCTCAGCGCCACCACCGTCAGCGGCCGCGCCGACGTGAGCACGGCGCTGGCGCCGGCCGGCGAGATCAGCATGGAATCGGTCAGCGGCAGCCTGCTGCTGCGCCTGCCCCGCGACGTGTCGGCGCAGGTCAGTGGCGAGAGCTTCAGCGGCAGCCTCAAGGCCACCGGCGTGACCATCGAGAAGCGCCGCGGCCCCGGCGCCAGCTTCAGCACCACTTACGGCAGCGGCAGCGGCCGGGTCAGCCTGGAGACGTTCTCCGGCAGTGCGGAAGTGCGGGTGGAGTGA
- a CDS encoding 2OG-Fe(II) oxygenase produces MKALADCIRTYDDALPAAFCQQLIDNFEASAPFQMPNGRGYRPALDDSRWTELNLTRLADPAFVGFFMTRIEQALARYNADLALTLPVPLRPRIDRLTMKKYRADSGDTFQPHFDSVDEVAGRYLVFLWYLNDVQEGGATRFTDLDIEVRPRAGRLLMFPPYWMYQHVGAPPVSNDKYILSTYLLFDKPGTPDHTHE; encoded by the coding sequence ATGAAAGCCCTCGCCGACTGCATCCGCACTTACGACGACGCTCTGCCGGCCGCTTTCTGCCAGCAGTTGATCGACAACTTCGAGGCCTCCGCGCCATTCCAGATGCCGAACGGGCGCGGCTACCGTCCCGCGCTGGACGACAGCCGCTGGACCGAGCTGAACCTGACGCGGCTGGCGGACCCGGCCTTCGTGGGGTTCTTCATGACGCGCATCGAGCAGGCACTGGCGCGCTACAACGCGGACCTGGCGCTGACGCTGCCCGTGCCGTTGCGGCCCCGCATCGACCGGTTGACGATGAAGAAGTACCGGGCCGACAGCGGCGATACCTTCCAGCCGCATTTCGATTCCGTCGACGAAGTCGCCGGCCGCTACCTGGTCTTCCTCTGGTATCTCAACGACGTACAGGAAGGCGGCGCCACCCGCTTCACCGATCTCGACATCGAGGTGCGGCCGCGCGCCGGCCGGCTACTGATGTTCCCGCCTTACTGGATGTACCAGCATGTGGGCGCGCCGCCCGTGTCCAACGACAAGTACATCCTGTCGACCTACCTGCTGTTCGACAAGCCCGGCACACCGGACCATACCCACGAGTAG